Within Sorghum bicolor cultivar BTx623 chromosome 2, Sorghum_bicolor_NCBIv3, whole genome shotgun sequence, the genomic segment GTTATACGATATTGCTGTTGTTAGAGCCTCCAGCATCATTCAAAGGCCCACTGGTTCTCCCTCCTcacttcctcctcttcctctggTGTGAAGTCATTCTTGATGTTGAATGTCTTGCGGATCTCCTCTGGAGTCTTCCCCTTGATCATGTCGGCGACAGTCTGGCAGGTCAGGTCCAGCAGCCCCTTGATGTCCAGGTAGTTTGCAGCCTGTGAAGACCAAATTACACGTCAGGCATTATTGTGATCGTCTCATGAATGCAGCAGCATGGCCAGTAAAGCAAACGGATGATACAGTTCACTGATGAATATATATATGATCACTACGAATGTCCAAATTGCAAAACAAAAAATTCTGCAAAGCAAGTATTATCATGATATAATGTATCATAATCAAGCACACCCTAGCCTTTAGGAACAATTTCAAATCTAACATCTATTGACACCTCATACAACATTGATCATAAGTAGATGGGTGTAAACCACTCCTAATTACCACCAAGTGGACAACTTCAAATACCATGAATCCTCAAACAAACAAAAGATCACAGTCTACATCACAAACAAGAACCAATTAAATTGTAAAGAATAAACCCAGCTCATCATCTATCTAATGTATCATAACCAAGCACACCCTAGCCTTTAGGAATAATTTCAAATCAAATATACATTGACTCCTCGTACAACAATGATCACGATTAGATCGGGGAAAACAACTCTAATTACCAAGTGAACAATTTCAAATACATAAGGATCCACACACAAAATAGGGTGCAAACAGAAGTATCACACATAGGATAAAAGCAAACCATATCTAAGAAAAGAGGATACCAGCCTACATCACCAACAACAATTGAAGATTAAGAATAAACCAAGCTCCTGATCTAAGGTATGATAAAGCATATGGTAACTTTTGGTTGTTACAGGTAACCACAAGATACACGACAGGGCAAAAGTACTGATATGCACACCATTCACAACATGGATGAACCATGAGAAGGCAATGCTTTCAAGCAATTAAATATCCAAGGCAATATAAACACAGTTTATGCCAAATGAATTGTCATTTCCTGCTACTGTATTCGTGAAATATAAGTATAAGTATTGCAGACCCATTAACATAGGCTAAACTATCTCAAGCATCATCGAGCAATTCCAAATAAATTGTGGCATTGATAAAAATGCAGTGGATTCAATACCTATCTTAATCTCCAATTCGTAATAAGCTAATAAAACAGCACGGTAACCAATTACTACGGAGAAAATTCAATTACATAAAAGTAGTTTACGCCCAGCAACTAAATTAGCATAAACTGGAAACAACAGCAACACGAACACAGAATATCTTTATATTCCCATGGCCAATCTCCGAACAGATTATTTCTAATCTTAATCAACCAAGCAGCAACCTTTAACAGTTCGCACAAGCAGATCGAAGCAGCAACCTTTAACAGTTCGCACAGGCAGATCCAAACAACTATCGGGTGCAGAGAATAGGTGGGAGGGCCTCACCAGAATCAGGTCAAAGAGGGTGGCCTGGTCAACCTTGACGAACTCAGCATCGAAGGTTTTGAGCTCATCCTCTGATGCCTTGTTAGTCGCAGCGGTTGGCTCCGCATCACCAGCATCGGTGCCGCCGCGCGCCGAGGCGTGCTTCCTGCAGTACACGATGACCTTGGCGAGGATCCTGGCGTTGACGTTGGGCAGCGGGATGTCGTTGTCGGCGCAGCTGTCCTCGATCATGTTCCCGATGGTCCGCGACTCCCTCGCCGCCGACTCCTCCACCTCGAACTTCTCGAGGTCGCTGCTGATCAGCGTCAGCATCTTCTCCTTCCCCGCAGCCGCCGCTTCCGCCGCCATCGATCCGACCGCCGGGTGTGGACTGTGGTGGAGGTGTGTCTCGAGAGGAAAAAAACCCGCTACAAAGGAAACCCTAGCGGCGGAAGCGAGGCGGCCGTGATGGAATGGAAGGGGGCGGGTGCGCGTGCGTATTTTATTACGGCCGCCGCTGCGGAAGGGGAAGGCTCTAGAAGACTACTTCCTGGGCTGGGCCTGGCGTGTTCTGTTTCTGCTTCTGACGGGTTCTTTTGGTGGTGGTGGGCCTTTTGG encodes:
- the LOC8063324 gene encoding SKP1-like protein 1A, whose product is MAAEAAAAGKEKMLTLISSDLEKFEVEESAARESRTIGNMIEDSCADNDIPLPNVNARILAKVIVYCRKHASARGGTDAGDAEPTAATNKASEDELKTFDAEFVKVDQATLFDLILAANYLDIKGLLDLTCQTVADMIKGKTPEEIRKTFNIKNDFTPEEEEEVRRENQWAFE